The following proteins are co-located in the Gemmatimonadota bacterium genome:
- a CDS encoding ATP-binding cassette domain-containing protein, which produces MNLSHFFTKNSVRSKSVHFPFGGVVFQQGQVGEAFYIVQSGRLRVIKQDENGNSTTVGYLYAGDHFGEGALLTREGHRATVRAVEDAEVLQVPKDEFFKAVRKHSDVRAYLEEQVACIAYRDFTRFLKGDVPSQAMRVLFARLKREAIEEGVTVVERGQLGQRFYLIGSGQLEAVSEDGDTVILSAGDYFGDDRDDKTVIRSRCHSVLFCIDKSDFNKLKAMIPEFDEALEKGRISRGDQGANGALFRKTRQVPEPPVDRSDEKLASNTASNVVNIRIDGEKPYVPTWFRFPFLKQHDQSDCGAACLGMICKYYKMPIGLNRLRDMSNVSRYGTSMAALAEAAETLGFITRGVRTGYEALMRTELPAILHWEGNHFVVLYQIDKKEVKIADPGVGIRKLSRAEFEKGWTNRALLLEYTDQVAENEPSQSSFKRFFPLVRPYTGILIEVLLASLVLSLFGLASPIFMQTIVDQVLVHHDEDLLNLMLVGMVVVALFQMGTSTLRVYLIGYVSARLSIAMLSRFYRHLLALSMQFFALRRTGDLTTRFRENATIRRLLTGTTVSAVLDFIMLFVYLGLMFYYNAELTLVMLIFVPLSVGLTLIYTPILKAFSQRAFLARAEQSSVLIDSLQGIDAVKAAAVERATRWHWEGKFTKEIQIGFQRLKMQMLFGGIGSVINLLSSTVILWYGASLVIAGNLSVGQLMAFNALIGNVMGPIMGLIGIWPQVQEARIALDRLNDVYDTQMEDARQQGQGLILKHLVGRVVFEGVFFRYGVGSDEPYVLNNIDLTLEPGQKVAIVGRSGAGKTTLVKLVPRLFDPSEGRVTLDGMDVRDLDPHWLRRQVGMVMQEPFLFSGTIAENIAIGQTDADMDRILEVAKLSCVHDFVSDMPLGYETKVGEQGVGLSSGQRQRIAIARALYCDPKILIFDEATNALDTDSEQAIQANLDLFLDDRT; this is translated from the coding sequence ATGAATCTTTCGCACTTTTTCACCAAAAACTCGGTGCGGTCAAAATCTGTTCACTTTCCCTTTGGAGGTGTTGTTTTTCAACAGGGTCAGGTGGGTGAGGCGTTTTACATTGTGCAGTCTGGACGGTTGCGGGTGATTAAGCAGGATGAGAATGGCAATTCGACAACTGTGGGATATTTGTATGCGGGCGATCATTTTGGCGAAGGGGCATTGTTGACCAGAGAGGGACATCGGGCAACGGTGCGAGCGGTTGAGGATGCGGAGGTGTTGCAGGTGCCGAAGGATGAGTTTTTTAAGGCTGTAAGAAAACATTCTGACGTAAGGGCATATCTTGAGGAGCAGGTTGCCTGTATTGCGTATCGGGACTTTACGCGTTTTTTGAAAGGGGATGTTCCGAGTCAGGCAATGCGGGTGTTGTTTGCGCGGCTGAAGCGCGAGGCGATTGAGGAGGGTGTGACCGTTGTTGAGCGAGGTCAGTTGGGTCAGCGATTTTATTTGATCGGTAGCGGTCAGTTGGAGGCTGTGTCAGAAGACGGGGATACGGTGATTTTGAGTGCAGGTGATTATTTTGGCGATGATAGAGATGATAAAACGGTCATTCGCAGTCGGTGTCATAGCGTGCTCTTTTGTATAGATAAAAGCGATTTTAATAAGTTAAAAGCTATGATACCGGAATTTGATGAGGCGTTGGAGAAAGGTCGTATATCGCGTGGAGATCAGGGGGCGAATGGGGCATTGTTTCGAAAAACGCGACAAGTGCCCGAACCACCCGTTGACCGGTCTGATGAAAAACTGGCATCCAATACAGCATCCAATGTAGTCAATATCAGAATAGACGGTGAAAAACCATACGTTCCCACATGGTTTCGCTTTCCATTTTTGAAGCAACACGATCAATCGGATTGTGGCGCGGCGTGTTTGGGCATGATTTGTAAGTATTACAAGATGCCGATTGGGTTGAACAGGCTGCGCGATATGTCCAATGTGTCGCGGTATGGCACGTCGATGGCGGCTTTGGCTGAGGCTGCGGAAACACTGGGCTTTATCACGCGCGGCGTGCGCACGGGATATGAGGCTCTGATGCGAACAGAATTGCCAGCCATTCTGCACTGGGAGGGCAATCACTTTGTGGTCTTGTATCAGATTGATAAAAAGGAGGTGAAAATAGCAGACCCCGGTGTGGGTATTCGCAAGCTGTCGCGGGCAGAGTTTGAGAAGGGGTGGACAAACAGGGCACTGTTGTTGGAATATACAGATCAGGTGGCAGAGAACGAACCGTCTCAGTCTTCTTTTAAGCGGTTTTTTCCACTGGTCAGGCCCTATACAGGCATATTGATTGAGGTGTTGCTGGCGTCTCTGGTGCTCAGTTTGTTCGGTCTGGCGTCGCCCATTTTTATGCAGACGATTGTTGATCAGGTCTTAGTGCATCACGACGAGGATTTGTTGAATTTGATGCTGGTAGGGATGGTGGTCGTCGCGTTGTTCCAGATGGGCACATCGACGTTGCGCGTCTATTTGATCGGGTATGTGAGTGCGCGGTTGAGCATTGCGATGTTGTCGCGTTTTTATCGGCATTTGCTGGCGCTGTCCATGCAGTTTTTTGCTCTGCGGCGCACGGGCGATTTGACCACGCGATTTCGAGAGAATGCAACGATTCGGCGGTTGTTGACAGGTACGACGGTTTCGGCAGTCTTAGATTTTATCATGCTTTTTGTCTATCTGGGCTTGATGTTTTATTACAACGCTGAACTGACGTTGGTCATGCTGATTTTTGTGCCGCTCTCTGTAGGGCTTACGCTGATTTACACACCCATTTTGAAGGCTTTCAGCCAGCGCGCTTTTCTGGCGCGTGCCGAACAATCATCTGTTTTAATCGATTCGCTGCAGGGCATTGATGCGGTCAAAGCCGCGGCAGTTGAGCGCGCGACGCGGTGGCATTGGGAAGGCAAGTTCACGAAGGAAATTCAGATTGGCTTTCAGCGGTTAAAAATGCAGATGTTGTTTGGGGGGATCGGAAGTGTGATCAATTTGTTGAGCAGTACGGTGATTTTGTGGTATGGCGCCTCATTGGTGATTGCGGGTAACCTGTCGGTTGGACAGTTGATGGCGTTTAATGCGCTGATTGGCAATGTGATGGGCCCCATTATGGGCTTGATCGGGATATGGCCGCAGGTGCAAGAAGCGCGTATAGCGTTAGATCGGTTAAATGATGTGTATGACACGCAGATGGAAGATGCGCGGCAACAGGGTCAGGGTTTGATCTTAAAGCATTTGGTAGGACGGGTGGTTTTTGAGGGGGTATTTTTTAGATATGGTGTTGGTTCTGACGAACCTTATGTGTTGAATAATATAGACCTGACGCTTGAGCCGGGTCAAAAAGTTGCAATTGTGGGACGCAGTGGTGCGGGTAAGACGACGTTGGTAAAGTTAGTGCCCCGTTTGTTTGATCCGTCAGAAGGGCGCGTAACGCTCGATGGGATGGATGTGCGAGATCTGGATCCCCATTGGTTGCGGCGGCAGGTGGGTATGGTGATGCAGGAGCCGTTTTTGTTTTCTGGCACGATTGCAGAAAATATCGCCATTGGTCAGACAGACGCGGACATGGACCGCATTTTGGAAGTGGCAAAGCTATCTTGTGTACACGATTTCGTAAGCGATATGCCTTTGGGCTATGAGACAAAGGTCGGTGAGCAGGGCGTGGGGCTATCGAGTGGACAACGACAACGGATTGCAATTGCACGGGCACTGTATTGTGATCCGAAAATTTTGATTTTTGATGAGGCGACCAATGCCTTAGATACGGATTCAGAACAGGCGATTCAGGCGAATTTAGATCTGTTTTTGGATGATCGCACGG